A single region of the Aptenodytes patagonicus chromosome 7, bAptPat1.pri.cur, whole genome shotgun sequence genome encodes:
- the SCT gene encoding secretin: MVSLMTALWQLIIPMIVLSHFSASLPSWERTERHADGLFHSELSKMNGNAYVRQLVKHLVGLKERSQRHSDGLFTSEYSKMRGNAQVQKFIQNLMGRKRSSPGPVNTDVQGREEENSHEELCFMWLYQSFLNASRLDSDAREAAAITSQYICPISKQLIADMKEDIDSFD; the protein is encoded by the exons ATGGTTTCCCTGATGACTGCTCTGTGGCAACTAATTATTCCCATGATTGTCCTATCACACTTCTCAGCATCTCTTCCATCCTGGGAGAG GACTGAGAGACATGCTGATGGGCTCTTCCACAGTGAGCTCAGCAAGATGAATGGCAATGCCTACGTGCGGCAGCTAGTCAAACACCTGGTGGGCCTCAAGGAGAG GTCCCAGAGGCACTCAGATGGACTGTTTACCAGTGAATACAGCAAGATGAGAGGAAACGCTCAGGTTCAGAAATTCATCCAAAATCTCATGGGCCGCAAGCGCAG CTCTCCAGGCCCAGTCAACACAGATGtgcaggggagagaggaagaaaacagccaTGAGGAACTTTGCTTTATGTGGTTGTACCAGAGCTTTCTAAATGCCAG CCGCTTGGACAGTGATGCCAGGGAAGCTGCTGCAATTACCAGCCAGTACATTTGCCCCATCTCTAAGCAGCTGATTGCAGACATGAAGGAAGATATAGACAGTTTCGACTGA